AACAACATCGAGAAGCACAAGCAAGAACTCTGCAAACTCGCTTTCACGGATATCGACAAGGttcagaaagaaatggCTGAGTGAGCGTTGGCTTGATTCGCTATTCTTGATATTCTACGAGAACATGAAGAGTGTTTTGATATGGGAGAACGAAAGGCGCGGCCAGGATGAAATTGAGCATTCTGCCTTGGAGTGGGAGCTCATTGGCAACGAGTGCTTCGATGTTCATCATTACGAAAGTGGGGTGGTACCTTTTCAAACCTCACTGGGTGATCGCTTTAGCGTGTTTGGATGCATAAGGCTTTTGAGGTATTACTTGTTGTACACGCAGAATCTGCAACAGTTCCGGATTTTGAACAGGTACGATAAGATGAAGATTTCAAAGTATAGTGAGCTGTCGCCATATAGCTTTCGGAAAACTTCGTTTTAACGCTTGTGTGTAAGTTAATTAGTTGGAACTATCGTTATTACGGCGAATTTTCCGTTCTTTGTTTGGAAGTCTTGCGTCAGCTTATGAATTTGACTGACAGCGATTCGACATTcatcaaaagcaaaattgCCGTTTTGTTTAGCGAGGAGAAGAGTGTTGATAAAGAGGGTGATAAACTGATGTCACCTAAAAAGGAGGGCAGGAGAGCCAGCATGGAGAGATGTAGAGGTGTTTCTGTGATTGCAGATCGTCTTATTGCATGGTTAGAACAGTTTAATGATTGAAGAAAGCACATTTAAGCATTTCTCTAGGGCTGGGACCGGAGATGGCGGATTTCTGCATAATTGAACTGCCTTTAGCGaattatattataaataGAGGATACTGCTATATATCCTTATGCATTATGGTCTACTTGATTtagttgattatttacAGTAATGTAAAACGTGTTGGATTTGTACATAAATGTTTACcgtataaataaaaatggctAGAGTGAAAGAGCCTAGCTGATTACGCATTGCCTATTTGAGCGCTTATTTTTCGCTGCATACTGTAGGTACATGGCGCTTACTGTAATTTGCATTACCGTTAATGCAATAAAGTGCTTTAGTTTGTTATTTTGTtagctttatttttcttgcttccTTCCGTTTGCTTGCATAAATAATGCGATGAAGAAGTACCAGCAAAAGTTGAATTGCTCCCCATAAAGTAGAATTTCGGCACATATCTTGACTCCTCCTGAACATGTTTTTAATGTCTACTACGTAATGTAGAAAATacatatcttcaaaattatttatatacAACTTCACTCCAGACTTACACATTTATACTCAGGCATCTTTAAGAGTGGAGGTAACGACCTGAAATGAAAACACAAAAGGTGTCTGGAAACCACTACTGATTTAATTTGTGCTTGTATCGAACACGCGACCGAGATCCAACCCCTGAAATTCTCACTCAAGGGACGGGAGAAAAATCTTCTCTCATTATCCGGAATAATCATCTTCGtcatattttatattttgattttttttgtgagGTCTGCCCTTGCCAAAAGAACATTTTATCAGACCATCGGAACTTAAAATTCGGACTGTAAATATCATTTTCCGAATTATAAACCTTATTTTAGGTTCCAATATTACATCTTATTCAACCTATCACAGAATCAGTGTGAGAAGTAAACTATCTCAGACATCACTTGAGGCTTTTATACGTGAACATTACCAAGGCCAGACCCGATATCTCACCAAACACAGATAGATAAATACATTGAAGCCATATTGGTAgttccctttttttcttggttatttacattttcttcaaccaACAACGGACGAAAACAGATATATGTTAATGCTTCAGTCAATCGCCAGAAACCCCTGAATCCATCGGACatcctttttatataatataGCAACCATCCAAAGCCAACTGAGCACAAGCATCATGTCCGGATTTTGGCAGTTTGCCAACAATGATGGGTCGGGAATCGCcagaattttgaagaagcagaaccCGTCACTAGAAGAATTGTTAGACGAGAAAGAAACAGTTAGTCAATTACTTGCATCCAATGCGAAGCTTATTCAATACTTTCGCAGGCCGGAAATATTGGACAAACTAGTGGAGTATGTTGTGAGTGGAGATAATTACCGACGAAATGTTGATGGTGcatcatttgatttgtgCGAGAAAGAGCGTCAAACATCCGGGAGCGATTCTGAGAACAccaattcaaaaaaattagcTTCTTCGGAAGAAACGAAAACTAATACCGAAGATTCACATGAGTCCGATTCAGATGACTCAAGCGATTCATCATCGTCCTCATTGTCATCGAATTCGTCTTCTTCAGACAGTGATGAGGACGAGGGCGAGAACGAACTTTCAGCCAGTAATAAATCAGATGAGGAATTTTCAAACCATGCCGAGATCTCGGAAAAGAGCAGTAGTGATAAGGCCTGTGATGATATGGACTGGGGATTCATGGATACGGGATCGGATGAATTGGTGGATGAAGACGAGGGTGATGATGAGAGTGAGAGTGAAACTCCCGCTGAAAAATGCTTAAGGAGGGCAGGTATAGCTGCAGAGATCCTTTCTGCTGATGTTTGGTCCTTAACGGATGCATTTATGGAAAATACAATTGCTTTAAACAATTTATGGAGCATTCTTGACAGGCCGGATCCTCTATCGATCAACATGGGTAACTATTTCATGAAAATCAACGAACACCTACTAGATATGAAGACGGCCGAGATGATAGAGTACATACATAAGGCATCCAACCTTGTTGAAGgatttcttcatcatattGATACCTCACCGTTGATGGACTTTCTCTTGAAACTTATTGCCACCGATCGCCCCGAAAGCCCAACTGGTATAATAGAGTTATTGCATGATCAGGACCTGATTCCTTCTCTCGTCAATTACTTGAGTCCCGACTATTCTGCAGATTTTCAGAGTGCTGCTGCCGACTTTTTGAAAGCTTTGATTACCATATCTGCAAACAATGGTGATGATACAAGCATTGGACCCAATGAATTAACAAGGCAGCTTGTAAGTGAATCCGTGATGCAGCATTTCGTTAAGATAATGCTTCAGGGAGGATATGCACTTGCAAACGGTGTTGGAATTGTTATCGAGATAATTCGTAAGAACAACTCCGACTACGATCCAATCCCAGTCAGATATGACACAGACGATCCAGATCCTCCTACCCCACGTGATCCTATCTATCTAGGTGATATGGTGAGGATATTTTCGGAAAACATGTCCAAATTCAGCGTGCTCTTACATAAGGAGATAGACAAACCTCTCTTGACACCGATAGGCGAGATTATGCCTCTAGGATTTGAACGGTTTAAGATATGCGAGCTTACTGCGGAACTTATACATTGCTCTAATATGGCACTTCTCAATGACAGAGAAGCTTCTGAAATTGTGAAAGATAGAGATATCATAAGAAGGAAACTCACCGAGAAGCGGAAAGAGCTACTTAAGGATTCTACAGATGCCTCAAGTATACCTTGGGATGAGATTGACATCTCAGATGAAATCGCcaatcttcatctttacTCACCTTCAGATCCAGCTacaaacaatgaaaatgatggtGACACAGAAATGAACATAGATGATAATACGGGGAGGCTCAAGGCTGTGAATGCAGATAGCTATGATGATTTGAACTTGGAAGATGGAACCGAATCAGAAAAAGCATTAAGACAAAACCCAGTCGTCGGAGATCTTCTTAAGATTTCGCTGTATGATAATAAGGTAATTTGCTCTATTGTCGGCATGTTCTCGAAATTCCCATGGAACAATTTTCTGCACAATGTTGTGTTTGACATCGTTCAGCAGATATTGAATGCATCATTGCACATCGGCTATAACAAGTTCTTAGTTATAGACATATTTGATAGATGCCGGATCACTTCCATGCTACTTGAAGCGTATGATGAATGCACAAAAAATGAGCAGGAAACCGGGATAAGATTTGGTTACATGGGCCATCTGGCATTAATAGCAGAGGAGATTGTCAAGTTTGTGTCCATGAATCTGGATAATACAATTTCCTCCTCAATAATCAAGGAAGCAGTGGAAGATTCAAAGTGGaaagattttgaagatgacACGTTATCAGATATACGAAGCAAGTACAATGCAGTGCTCGGAAATGAGGGTGGTGAAATTGACGTTATTTCTCAAGATGCAGACTCAATTGATGAGGATACATTAGGTCATAATGAACTGAGAGTGATAGGCAATGAAGAAATTCCTGTGGGATCAGATGCAGATGGAATTttagatgaagaagatagaaatGAGTATCCAGATGGTGAAAATCTATCAGCATACATAGGCGGCGATATGCAAGAGAAGGTATACCATGAGTCGAGCTTACAACTGTCCGGATATAAGGAGGATAATGCACTTGATATATCAACTAATGATGTAATTGAGGGAGATGATGCTAATGACAGAACTAATGAGGATAGGGCCAACACTGCAGAGGTTCAAAACTTACTTAAAAGAGAGCTTAAAGCGTCCACAGTTGGAATTGGGACTGAGGATACGCTTAACGAgtcaaatattttacaGGAAAGTCATAAACGGAAGCATATACTTTCATCTGAAGAGCATACATTTGGCCCATCTTTACAGAAAACTGCTATTGTAGCAAAACAGACACAATGTTAATAGAcgacaagaaaaaagcaaaaaaaaagtatataaattcACACATATTATTCTGTTATGACTTGGAACAACCGATGATACtgttaattttttgatCTGACGATTAGTTACATTTTAGCCGTGTTGCTATGCATTTTGGACAGTTAGGCTTTGCTCCATTAGTATTTTTTATTGCATTGTATACAGCATATTCTTGGTACGATTATCATGATAGCAACGAGTTCCTGTGATTACGTTTGTTATTATTACTTGGCAGGgatttttttaataaaaaGTTGTATGTTTTACCAAATTACCATATTTAAAGTcacaaatatttgtattaAAGTAAGAAAGATATTGTTTGGGAGATAATCCCAATTAGCTGTTTAGATTCTCGGAATATATTCCTCtctcattttcattaatgctaatgagaaaaaaaaaaaaaaaataaaataaaataaaatagaaatcaAGGGGGAAAAACAAGTAGAATAATTGTCATCAATACAGATGAACATTATGTCAAGGACGATATTTGTTTAATTGTGATAGTAAAGTGTTCAGTGGCAACCAATTTGCACAATTTGCACATAATAAAATGTCGGCAAACTATTGGGCATCGTCACAAAGAAACAAATGGCAGGTGACAAGGAAAATTATACATGATGCACGAATGTCGATAGAAGcaattgagaaaaaggaatttGGTGTGAACATAGCTTTACAAGAGTGCAAGTACGACCTGAATATGAGAATATATCTTCACCAGATGATAATCAAATTAGGGCGAAGGCTCAATTTAAGGCAATTAATCATGTCTTCTGCAGAGATATACATGACAAGGTTTCTGTTGAAGGCATCGATTAAAGAAGTGAATATTTACCTTCTTGTCGCCACTTGTATTTACGTTGCGTGCAAAATAGAAGAGTGCCCACAGCATATAAGAACAATATTGTCAGAAGCAAGACGATGTTGGCCGGAATTTATTCCAAACGACTTGACAAAGCTTGCCGAGCTTGAATTTTATCTCATTGACGAGTTGGATTGCTATCTCATAGTGTATCATCCTTACAATTCTCTTACGCAGATAGTGAACATCCTACAGGAAACGCATAATACTTCGTTAAGGGTTGAAATTACGCCAGATGAGCTTCAAGCTGCTTGGTCCATTGTCAACGATAGCTACATCTTAGATCTCCATATGATGTTTCCTCCTCATATAATAGCAGTTGCTGCATTGTACCTAACACTTCTTCTTGGTGTGGATTTGAATACTGTCGAGGGAAATACCCATCAAGCAAATTCAGTACCGAACAGTTCACACTCTGAACTTATAAAGGGCAAAAATGACACTGCTCGCTCTCCGTCAGCTTTTAATTCTCCAAATAGCAAAATGTCCCCAGTTGCTCACATGACGCCACGTATCTCTAACAACATAAAAATGCACACTGCAAAACGCGATACACAAGCAGTTTCAGAGCTCGGCAATCACAAAAGTCCCTCAGGTGCCCAAAATTACAGTTATCCCAAAAGAATAGAGGCGTTGATAAACTTTTTGGCTTCATCGAACATAAACTTGCAAGAAGTCATACAGAGCGTTCAGGAACTCCTTTCATTATATCAATCGTGGGAATTTTACGATGAGATCGCTGAAAGAAATACAGTCCACAATGCACTCATCGTGCTTAATAAGAATTATAGTGGTTGAAAGGAAATCATTACGTCACAAACATTCACACACACCACACATACACACACATTTGTTGCACTTATCAATCCAACAAGCTTTTCTATCGATCAGAAGTTATACAGTGTGGCACTGGCACTTTATATACATAGAGACTTAGACTAATATAAATTTGTACTGTTATTTTTTGGGAATGCCTGCTAAGTCGCATATTTATTATGTTGGAAAACGATCATTCGTATTGGCATTATCAGGGTACAgcgcgaaaaaaaagtattgtAAAGGAATTGTTGCCTGGATCAGCTGCTTGCCTATATCTGGTAATCTGCTCCTGTGGAGcattttcttatttaatcaattttttttttttttttgtttcattgaTTTTCTTCGTTTGCAATCAGATAGAGAGATATATGTACGAGCCGCTGTGTTTCCAATTGTAAGAAAATTTCACTCGGTATTGATACTGAATCATCAGTAAGAAGCAAGATTCCCTGCAAACGATGACTAAAAGAATATCTTATGGGCTCGTATTCgccaaaataaaatttatcaaaatgGCACCATAAGTGAAAATAAGcattaaatatataaaagcCGGATTTGCGTACATACATGTTTATCTGCGGGTCCaaattcttttccaaatgtcgaaatatgaaatatcGTGAAATATCTTTAAGCACGCGTTTCGCATTGTCAAAATCATGGGGTGAATAATTACCGTTGTCGGTCGCTGTTTTCGTTCCTggctaaaaaaaatttattcagtgttttccttttttttttttttctccccgAAAATTTTCTCCTCATTACCCCAAAAACAGATCTGGAGAGGTTTCGCATGCAGATGAAAAACGCACACCCAGTTTTGTTACGATCTCAGATTATTGAATCCAGTTTTAACTTTCGAATTCCAAGGTCAGGTATATATTggtatatttatatatatatctgaaTATATACCATTCGTCTTCTAACATATCCAGAATTTGGTTTTTATCGCGATCATTCCTTCTGCAAAGCTGTCTTGGAATATCTAGTTATTGAGACCATAAGGATTATTCGCTCGTTTATTTTCGTATCCTTGAAAGTATACTAAATAACAGTTACTATGCCGGAAACACAAGATTATTCCCCCGGAACCATGGAAGGTGGCTCTGATCTAAGGATGCGTCAACATGTGGGCTCGTATGCCACAGATGAGAACAATCCAGTCAATGGTGCTATCGCTGCAGCCATTAAAAGAGAGGCtgagaaagcagaaaggGAGGAAGCAAAAATCGACATGGATAAAATGGAGCAGTCTCACCGTTTGGACAACTTGCAGATTGCTTTTTCAATCATATTCGATATTTCCGTCTTGATCGGAGTAAAGTACTTCAAGATCGAGTCCTTGACAAAGCTTTATACATTGCAGTATAAATTTCCGGACTCGGACACTTATGACCGCGGAATGGATGATGCTTACGTGATAATCAATGTTATGGTGAACTTGATGATGGTGAGAAGTATTCTCATGCGTTTTGTGTTCTCTCCCTTGGCCCACGCCGCAGGTATTCATAGCTACAAGGCCATTCAGAGATTTAAGGAGCAAGTATGGTCTCTAGCGTATTACAGTATCTCATGGATATTCGGCTTCTGTATCTACTGGGGTTCCGATTACTTTTTCAGCACATCCCAATTGTATGCCACCTGGCCACACAACCACATGTCATACCTATTTAAAATCTACTACCTAATTCAGACCGGTTGTTGGTTGCAGCAGATTATCGTGCTTAATATCGAGGACAAGCGTAAGGACTACGTCCAGATGTTCTGCCATCACATAATCACATCGATGTTGTGCATTGGCTCCTATATAACATACTTCACATGCCCTGGCCACGCAATTCTATTGCTTATGGATATAGTCGATGtgattctttctttctcgaAGATATTGAAGTACTCTGGATTCGGACGCATTTGCGACTACTGCTTTCTTGTATTTATGTGCAGTTGGATTGTCTTGCGTCATGGTTTCTACAACTACATTGTTTACTTCATGGCCTTCAAGTCCAGACCTCTAATGAACAGAGATTGCTCTCGTTTTCAGCCGGGTTCCGATGAAATTTGCTACACTGACGCCGAGATTGACTTGTTCGTTTTCCTTTTATCTGGATTGCAGgtcatcaccatcataTGGCTGGTGATGATCATCCGGGTTGCCATTACTGTTGTTAAGGGAAGCCCCGCTGAGGATGTGAGaagtgatgatgaagatgaaaaggaaaaagagcagTAATTCACATTTGTCCGTCTCTTTGGTTACTATTGTCTCTATTTCTTCTCCCACCTCCTTTGCAATCTTAGTGAATTTTGAACGGCTGCAGCAATAGTGGCCGCTGCATAAATAGGCTTTCGTttaattgaatatattcTGTGATTCATTCTCGAGCAAGAGTATTCCCATTCCACCTGGGTCAGATATCAATCAATTAAACTAATAGGCCACAGCTGAATCAAAGgcttatatatatattttttaataaaCGTAATACCTAATAGTATATATGCTTGCTTCGACACTATTCGAAAAGACTCGAGTAAAGGCAGATGGTCATGCTAAACAAACCCCAGACAATCAACCCAATGCAGCACTTTCTAAGTATCGTGCTTTTAAACAACTTGCTGAACCTATCTTCTCCTCCATGCTTATCCAACATCTTAAGTAGATGCGGATCTTCGGTGCAAAGAAGTTTGTATCCATAGCAACCGGGAAGAACATAACTGATTAAAACGCCACCTGTGGCACCAACAACAGAGAGAATAAGCTCGAATGAGTCTAGGGAAATGGCAATTAAATATGAAAGCACAAGCAAAACCACAGTGATCCATCTGAAGCGGAATTCTGGGAATGGAACAGCCTTTTCACCCAACTTGTCCTCGGCAAAGACCTCACAATTCTCGGTATTGTCTGAATTACCAGATGCAGTGTTATTCTGCAGTAATGGTGCGGTCTCACGTGAGTTGAATTGATGCCATTTATGCCATAGGTAATCCTTGAATGCAAAGTAAATGTTATTGAAAGACGATCTAGCAGGATAGAGCATGAGAGGGAACGAGAGAAGAACCATCAAGACTAGCAAAAGACGGCCTAACGAAATGTAGATGTTATCTCCATACATGAGAATGATGTTTCCTCCCAAGGCATTACCAAATGTCATGTAACCGAAGAATGaaacagagaagaaaatcgcAGTAATGACACCCATGGAGAGATAGACAATTCTATTAATCCTGTGGATTGTTGGATTTTGCAATTCGGTAACAATCGAGTACTGGTTAGGGCAAGTGTATGCAAGAACAATCACTCCAAGCGTCTTGAAAACGGGCTTTATTCCCTCTGGAGTGAAGTAGGACACGGGTCCAATGTTTTCAGGAGGGATGTTTTGGAAATTCTGCGACAAGGAATAACCAAACTGGGCATATATAAGGATAGCAAGATAAGCAATAGCAATTAAAGAAACCACCGAAGTGTATCTCAAGCTATCCAATTTATGAAGGAAGCAGAGAGGAACTGTGATGACGGTTGAAATCAAAATGTAGAATAGCCTATTCTGAGTCTCCGACCAGtcagaaattgaaaagacaAGCGGCATAAGATCGCCAGTTAGCACAATGTACGAAATTGCAACACCAAAGCACTGCATAAAGATGGCAATGTCAAACAAGGTGCTCAAACGAGGATACGTGAGAGTGCATATGGTGAAGAAGGTGGCAGTCCCCTGGTGAACAAATTTAGTAGTCATTCCTTGGATAATCAGACCAATGCTGTTTGCAGCAGcggcaaaaagaagaataattgTTCCAAGAAAGATCGAATCCGTCTTGAATGCATATGGGAGAACGAGCATTCCGGATCCAATAATCGTATTAACGGTATTAACCACCGAAGAAGTCATGGTGGCTCCCTTTGGCTCTTGCTCAGTGTGGGACATTGTTGGTAAAATGTGTTTTCTTGCCCCAAATTCCAGGGTATGAAATGAGTGAGAGGCACAGTCGGAATAAAGATTGCTGCAAAACTCAGTTTATGGCCTGGGCGTGTTCACTAAAAGGAGAATTGTATAAGGTAggcgaagaaaaaagataatgtGACGCATTTATGTAACGGACGCACTGCAGTAAAATGCTATTTACCCAAATCTCCGATCCATCAAAAAATTCCCCTCCCAGATTTTTATCTACTGATAACAACAATCATGCTGACCGATTGAAATTTGGATTTGAATTGTGGCGGTTAAGGTGGCTCGTCCTGCAGGcggaagagaagaaaaaataacataaaatcaaagtaaaataaaatcaaagtaaaatagaataaaaataaaatgctgATTAAACAGATTCAAATAGTATACAAATAGGAAGCGGGCGGCGTCCCAATAAAATTTACCAGTATATTTTCACGCCAAAGTCCGCGGACAATCGTATCCGACCAAAATTTTCTATGGCAAACCAGCTGAGAGAGGTCGGACGAGTGActtcagaaagaaaagaaagagtaaaaaaaaaaaaaaaaaaaaaaaaaaaaaaaaaaaaaggaaaaattcATGAAGGACCCGATCACTCGTATAAAAATCCTCATCTAGAATAATTTAGATAAACAAATACGGGGAACCACCATAGAAAGTGTTTATAATGCTGATTAGTAGAGTGTTTAATAATAACGGGTTTCCTGTATTGACAATGTACATTTGCTTTTCTGGAGCTGTGGATGTACAAAGAGGATAATTTTGCACACCCTTTATAAAATTCTTCATTAATCACCATAGTGTGGAGTATCTCCTAAACTGCTTATTTTAGCTTAATGCGTTTTAGATATTTCCCCACTAAATacatgaatttttttttctaacttctttttttctttgctgtACGTAATATTCGACTACTTTCTTTTGGCCTCTTTTTACAGCATATGACCGTTTACTGAAGCACATTTCGCGGTAATTATTAGGATCC
This sequence is a window from Brettanomyces bruxellensis chromosome 5, complete sequence. Protein-coding genes within it:
- a CDS encoding uncharacterized protein (BUSCO:EOG09262K8C), which encodes MSANYWASSQRNKWQVTRKIIHDARMSIEAIEKKEFGVNIALQECKYDLNMRIYLHQMIIKLGRRLNLRQLIMSSAEIYMTRFLLKASIKEVNIYLLVATCIYVACKIEECPQHIRTILSEARRCWPEFIPNDLTKLAELEFYLIDELDCYLIVYHPYNSLTQIVNILQETHNTSLRVEITPDELQAAWSIVNDSYILDLHMMFPPHIIAVAALYLTLLLGVDLNTVEGNTHQANSVPNSSHSELIKGKNDTARSPSAFNSPNSKMSPVAHMTPRISNNIKMHTAKRDTQAVSELGNHKSPSGAQNYSYPKRIEALINFLASSNINLQEVIQSVQELLSLYQSWEFYDEIAERNTVHNALIVLNKNYSG